One Haladaptatus sp. ZSTT2 genomic window, GGCAGTGTTTGGTGAGGTTTCTGCGAACGTGCTGAATAGAGAGCGCAAGTCGGTCATTGACCATCAGTTGGAAGTGGACGAAGTACGCCATACCAGAACCGGTAGCAAAGTCTTCCAAGACTATCGCCGAGTGCGAAATCATGGAACGTCGATTTCGATGTCAATGAGCCTAATACCACGCCAACGATAGCTAGCAATAACCCAAGCAATCCACGATGTTTCCAGTTTGATCGAATCCCTCTCACGTCACGGTCACGGGCCCATGAACTGCTGATAGCGTATATTACACCAGCAACAAGCCATTCTCTTCGCAACGGGATTCCTTCTTTCCGTGCTGTCTGTTGCTTACTCACCTCGTGAATCAAGCGAATTAGTTGTCCTACGAAAGCAATTCGTGCATAGGTACGGCGATCAATCATACGTGTATATTCTCTGCCGCATATAAAATATCAATACCACAATAGAAACCACGTCGTCCAGCCCAATTTTTCTGCAACATACATCCTCTATATTCAGCACGCCGATTTCAACAGATAGGAAATCTGCAATGACGAGGAGTATGCAAGACTTCTGCGAATTCCTATAACGCGAACGAGCTGGATTCCTCGGCCGCACTCGTCGCGAAGTGATCGAGAGTCGCTTTCTGAGTCATGCTGACCACTGCTCAACTGTCGTCTGCCTCCGGTCGTGACCGGCGGGCACCTCACACACGAATCGCCATTTTGGCGTCTCACGAATCTGCTTGTCCGGTCGATTCCCTGCTTGGCCTGTCCCCGTCTTTCTCGTACAGTGCCAGCCCTTGGCCCGGAGTGCTTTCACCATCGATCCCTCGAAATCGGCGCGAACGAACGTCAGGAGGAGTCGAATCCCGCGTCGACGTGCTTCACGCCGAAGAACTAATCTATCTACTACCAATCCGACTTTGCGAGAGTGTTCGACGTCTGAAACAGATATTTGTCTGACTTTCTGAAGTATAGGTAATCTTGGCATTTTCACATCCCAGTGCTATAAGAGTGTCAAGAAGGCTCTATTCAGTATCGATTGGGAGCTTAGGTGTTCCAACTGCTCTTTTGCTTCGTTCTCGAATCATCAATAGATTATTGTGGCTTATTAATGAATAGATACCCTAGAGTCCCTACTCCAACAATAAAGAATACTGGCCCCATTCCTACTGTACAGACGCGCACTTCGTCTATTGCGTATGTGATGGTGAATCCTGTAAAGCCGATAATTTCTATCCCCTCCGTTGTAGGCTCATCGACCCCCAAATCATCGCACGTTCTCCAAAAAAATGGAGGGGCAAGTAGAATTAATAGAATTCCTACTACTGCCAACCGCCCCCTCCATTTCTGGTTCATACTCAATTTTTCAGTTCTAATGTAATTAAATCATGGCTTGTGATGTCTTGTTCCAGCGTGTTACCATTTTAATTGATGATCTCCCAAGTTACGGTACATCGCAGAGTTTCCAGGCTTTCGTCACCTCTTACATAGGGCATCTCTATCACAAGGTGGTATTTTCCGATGGGGAACTCAATACTCTGAGAAATTCCTGGCCATTTCTCACGGATCTCGTACCGTTCCGTCATACTCTCACCCCCATCGAGTTTTGTTGTTAGCTCGATATCTGCACTTGAAATTCCTTCTTCACTAATCTCGACATATTCGCTTTCTGTGTATGATTCACTCCAAAGTGGAATATGACGATTATCTGGCGCGTCCGCTGAAAGAACACCGAACGGTGCAGGTGGCCCGCTTTTAATCATGATAGGATCTCCAAGCTGATTTCTCACAGTAAAATCTATTATCGCAGGGTCCTCACCCTCAAAACTCCCCTCTCGAATATCTATATTGAAATTAAGTGCGGAGTCATCACATGACGTCATATCGTAGCTTGATAGTTTGAAGTAACCCTTATATCTATCTCCACATGATTCACACGTCACGTACTCGAAGTTTGCAAGAACCTCTTTAAGTTCTTCAGAAACATTATCCACTTGTAATTCTCCTTGTAAGATCGCTTCAATGATAATCTCCTTCACGTTTCCCGAGAGATTGGCTGTATCGATAACAGATGCACTATTCCCAATCTCATGCTCCTGTGCTTCGACGATAACGACTTGAGATTTAGTTGATTTCGTGATACGAGTTGTCTTCTCTACATTCATCATTGTCGCCATACATGTATTTAATGTCGGCTCATTAGTTGTGCTCTCTGTTTCTTGAGACTCGGTTGTGAATTCTTTGAGGATTCCAGCGCTATCTCAATACGACCCCCACAAAGTATTCTAAAACCAGCTTCAATGGCTGAAGATAGGTAGAGACTTTACTCACCTATGGGTAGAGTTGTGCATCTACGGCGCTAAGGGCCTGGTGGCCCGCTGAACCCACATCGTATATACTACCTAACCACGGATCAACCCATCCACTGTGTACGGCGACTAGATTTCCATTGTTATCCATCCACGGGCCACCTGAGTCTCCACCAGTAGCGTTTCGGCTACCCATGTTCACCTGATGATATACTCTGAGGCCACCTCGCCGGGTTCCGACTGCTTCGTTGTTAGCAGTACAGCTCCCAGCGCCAGAAACGGTACATCCGACGGGACCATTATTGTAGATCTCATCAGCCAATCCGAAGAAGTCCCACGTTCCCGTGGCGTTGGGAACAGAGATGATGCTTCGTGAGAATGCGCTAATGCCACTTTCCAAGATGTATGAAGCGACGTCTTCTCCGGTGTCTTTGGGACTCCATTGATGGAAACTCCCGACAGTTCTACTGCTACCCGCAGGTTGGTACATCTCGGATGCGCCATCCATCACGTGACCGGACCCTACTAATACTTCATCCCCATCTGAATTGTAACAGGCAAGAGTGAGTGTCCCTCCAGCCGATGTCGAACTGTCTCCGTTAACCTTGATTCCACCCTGCATGTAGGTATATTGATTGTTCCGGCTGGAACAGTCATCTCCGGTCTTAGTTTGCTCAGTAGTCATTTCGATGGGGATGTTCGTAACCTTCGCTTTCGCGGCTTGACGAATTTGTGAAATCTCATCCTCGTGATCTTCCTCGACGAACACTTCAATCGCGAGGTCAGTGGCGTCGTTAGAAAGCGGCTTGATTCCGACGCCGTTAATTCCTTCTCGCTGTAGGAACTGGTCTGGGAAGTTTTTCAGTGCCATAATCCTTCGATAACGTTCTTCGGGGATTATCCGAACTCGATTGGGGTTCCCCTTCGTGTCGTACGTGTGAACGATGGGCGTTCCTTCTGGTTCTTTTCCATAGACTTCAGTAATTGCTTGCTGCAGTCCAATTACACCTGCTCCGCTTGCCCCTAGGAATTTGAGGAAGTGTCGACGTGACAGTTGGCTCAAATGGACCGGTTCTCCAATCTCCAGACGTTCCTTCGTCATACCTCAGAAAATATGATTAAGACCTAATAAATATATTCTTACATATAAATATATTGTTTATTTGAAGTTATTGTGTCTAATCCAACTTATATCTAAATTTGATTTTTAGACCATATATCCAATATTTAATCAATTTCTGGTAATTATTTGTGGGAGTTTTAATATAGTTAATGGAAAACAAAAATAAAATTTCGTTATTAAATTAAATTATTTAAATATTTATATTTCCGTATGTCACGACTGGTATCAATTCAAGTGTTAGTTGTTGGTGATTCGAGTGAGGTTTCGACGCTCGTCTCTGTGACTTGGACTTGGCCATCAACTCCAAACGCGACCTGTCGCTGGATTTCGATCTCGGCCGGTCGCTAATTTGATTGAGTCTCCACCCATAACAACGCTGACCAACAACCCAATAACAGATTCAGTCTGTTGAGCAGATATCGTCGGCCTGCTGCTTGAACTGGCGAAGAATCCGAACACGCTGCTGATTCGCGTTCTCGTAGGCGACACACGCTCGCAGCGTCTCCATATCGTGAATCGTCACGATTCCCGCGTTGATGAGTCGCGAGTTTGGCGGTTCGAGTCGCTGTGCCGGCGACAGTTCGTTCGACTCTCGTTTTTGCTCTCCTGTGTCGCTCACTGATGATCGCCTCCGCTCCTATAGAGGCGAAATAGACCGCACCTGCCCGCTACTCGTCGTCTTCCCCCGGTTGGATTTGGCGGGCGTCTTCGGCGAGGTCGTGGATGTACCTCCGAAGCGTCTCCATGTCCTCGCGAGCCTCTTCGAGCGTTTTCGCTTTCACTTTGGCAGTGATCTTGTCCTGATCGCGAGTCCCAGTACCGCGAGTCAGCTTCACGGTGAGGGAGACCCCGACATCGCTTCGCTCGACGTATTCAGTAGGAGTCTGTTGCGCATTGTTCTCGGTCGATTCTACGTTCGTACGGGACCGCTGGGTGTGGTCTGACATAGATTACTCTCTGACTGTTAGTTGACGGACGGTGCGACTGGCTCGTCGACTGTCTCGCGAAGCGCCGCATCTATCTCGTGTCCTGTGAGTCCCCAGCGCTGTTTGGGACCACCACACTCCAATCGGCTCACTACTTCGTCCTTGAACGCCATGTACTCCGCCAGTGCGACGTCCTCGTCGTCGGTGTAATCGAGCAGGAGGGCGAGCGCGAGTTGCGCTGGGCCACTGCCACAGTATCCTGACTCGAACCCACTCGGACTGTGATTGGCGAGTTCAAGGCTTCTCTCTGGTGTCAGCCGTGTTCCTTCAGGCACTCGCGTGACAATCAGCTGTCCTCGGCGTCGTTCGCCGACGTAGGCCTCCGGTGTCATTTGAACCGCCCCCGTTCATCGCGTTCTCGTTGAAGATCCCCTCATTCCTTTTTGAGGGGCGAATATCCGTCCCAAAGCCGTGTCGCTGGGCGTGCTCGCCCCGTGTGAGGAGTTCGAGATTTTCCGGACGGTTGTCAAACCGAATCCCGTTTCCGTGGTGGACGTCTTTCCCGGCGACGGCGTCGAATCCGTGCTCGGCAACCATAACCAGCCGGTGGATGCCGACTGATTTGGTCGATCCACGGTAGTTCGACGCGCAGATCACGTATCCGCGGTCGGTGAAAACAGCTGGGTGAAGACGTCTATTCGTGGCTGCCTCGTACGAACTGCGACGGGGAATGTCGAAGCGTTCCATCCAACTCCAGATGGTCGCTTGCTCACACCCCAACTCGTCGGCGATCTCATTCGTACTCAGATGCTGTTGCCAGTAGAGTTCGTAAAGGAGCGATTCATCTCTCCACGGTGTTTCCGTGTTCGTCATAGTTCAGTTCGCGAGATGCTCGTTTGAGCACCCCCGCACCCCTCTGGGGGTGAAAAACTGCCCAACGAACAGCTATCTGGCTCTGTTGAACTCCCTAATTACTGGTAGGTTGTTGAGGCTGTGCTGTATACAGCGCGCATATCTTGCAGAGCGTAGGTATGGTTCGAATTATGTGGCTCATGCCGATGGGAATCGTTCGTCCTCACTCGCGACCCAGTAATCTTGGTAGTATCCGTACCGAGTCCAGCGGGATGCCCTTGATGGAACACTGTTCCCCCAGATGTTGGGTGTCCAGATGTCGGGCGATTCGATGATGACGTAAGTTGGCAAGCGGTCGGTCGTGATGTTGACCGGTTGTCTGGTCGGATACGGTCCTTCGGAGTGACTCGAAATCGACCCTACGGGCATGCGGTCGATGACCGTCTGGTTCTCGTCATACAGCACCACGGCCACGTCGGTTACATCCCGCCTATTCGTTCCATCGACGAACACGGTACCCGCCATGCGGAACTGCCCGTCAATGCGCTCAATGTCGCCGCTGAACTCAACGCTATTCTCGCTCGCCGACGGGTACGTGCAGCCGGAAATAGCGGTAAGTCCGATGAGGGCGAAGACAGCGAACAGTAGCGGGAGGCGAGTCATCGGATTACACAGTCAGGAGTCTTCGATACTGGCGGCGTATCGGCGTCCCTCCGTGCCCACCTCTCGGCTGCTCTCATAATATCCCTTATTCATCTGATATGATGAATGTAACCTCTCTATTCAGCACGCCATATCTATCAAGATCTGAGGATTTCCACAGAAACCCCTCTCCTCACGCCAAGTGAGACACCTCAGCAGGTTCTTCGATGTTGTCGAACTCACCGCGCTCGACCGGCTCCCAGTCCTCGTCCGGTTTTGGACTCCACCAGTCGATCTCGTAGGCACCCGGTGCGCCGAAGATCTTCACCCGCGCCGACCCATCAGGCAGGTTGCGGCGCAGTTTCTCGTCGACGTGGAGATTCCAGGTCGTGTCGGTATCGAAGCAGGCGAGGACAGCTTCCTCGTAGCCACGAGCCTCTTGCGACTCTTGGAGTTCCACCTGAGTGTTGCAGTCCTGGCAGAACACGCCCTCGAAGGGGATGTGGCTGAACACCTCGTGCCCGCAGACGGGACACCAGAGGAACTCGAACAGTGCTTCGCTGTGACGGTTGATGACGTCCAGACTCATCTGTAGATCGGGCCCGTGTGACTCAGGCCACCCCTTCTGGCCCCAGAAAAACACTCTCGCTGGCGGTTCGGGGTTTCATCGTTCCGCGCCGTAGACGATCTTCGAGCGAGCTTCGTAGCCACAATCGGGACAGTCGAACCAACGCTGGACCTTCGCCCCGTCAGATGCCTTCTCACCGACGAGAACGTCGCCGTTCGGGCACTCAGGGCAGCTCAACTCGGGGAGTGGTCTGTCTCGAAGAGCGTCCCGAAAGACTGTCGCCTGCTTGGTTTCGAAGCCACGTGACCAGACCGGGTAGCCGTCGACAAGGATTGCTGCCCGCCACGTGTACCGGTACGATCCGGGTGCACGATGGAGAACGGCTCGGGCTTCAGTCTCGGTGTTTCGATACGCGAACGACGGCGTTCGACTTTCCCGTGTCCAGTTGGTGATTCGGGGCATCGGTTAGAAGTGGACGTCGGCGGGCACGATCCGGAGAGTTCTGGTAAAGGGAGTACGGCTTTATCTCCGAGTCTCGTTCGTAATTTTTGACATCAGAAATAATAACAACACTACCAGTTCCATCACCTCAACCGAGACACTCTCCCCACTAATACCTGAAAATTACGATATTTGAATAGATGACCAAAAAGTTCATGTTGTGATAAATTCAAAAAATAATATATGGAATTATCCCGTCGCACATTCCTTGGATCTACTGCCGGACTTATTGCAATTAGTTCCGGGTGTGTTTCCCAATTCACTTCCTCTACAAACGACGACGAATACGCTCGATTAATCGTTGTTAACGGAACTGATAAGAGCATTACGGCAAATATCAAAATTACTCCCTCTAAGTCCGGTAATGATGCTCCAATTTTTGAAGAGCAATTGATTATCTCTCCAGAAGAAGATGAACGGTTTGACGGAATTCTTGAAAGAGGTATTGAGTATACGTTTATTGTTGAAACAAATCTTGGATTGAAAGAAACAGATACATTTACGGCCTGCCGGCAAGGTGATAGTGGGTGTTATATCGAAATATTCCTCTCAGAAAATGAGATCAGCATGCGTAAAATATTCTCATAATGTGCTTAGTCTAAACCCCAATAATCCATATAATACCGGATGTCGGTTACTGAACAACTATGGAAATCACCTCGACGGGTTCTATAGTCGCTGGTTCCACCCGAGCAAGTCTCGTTCCCTCGGTTCCCCATAACAGTGTGTTCAGCGACCCCCCAAATTTCATGTCGAGGATGTCGGCCACCGTATAAATGACCTACCTCATGAGTTTCTAAGTCTGCAGAAAGTGTGAATGAGCTATACGCTACACAATCATCTGCATCAATGCTACCTGCAGCAAACCATATACGCGAATCAAATGGCGTTGGTCCACCGCCCGGAGCAAGTCCGGCAGTAGCACCGGGGAAATTACGGGAATCTCTTACGAGTATAGCATCGTACGTGTGCAACTCAGATTGATAATTGGTGTCCATATAATCCACAGCTTGCCTCCTTGCATCACTAATATCAGATGGTGAGTTGAGTACAACTGGAGAGGAATAATCGGACGTGGCGAACATCTGGTATTTTCCTGTGGAATCCTTAATGTAGCTGTTCCAGTTCGTTTCGATATGGGTTGCCACATCCGACAGTTGCCCGCTTGAGTATCCGTCATTTTTATACTCTTGAGTCGGGAGCACGAGTAAATTGGTCATTTATTTACCTCCGTTAACTACTTGAATCCCGTAGACGTTTTGGTCTGGATACTCTGTAATTTCGAGTGACCTGTGTGTCGCGCTTCCAGTGACTGAGGTGGAGACAGATTCGTCGGTGAAGTTCTTCTTCATAATGTCTAATGATTTAATTGAGGTGGGCGTTTTTGGGAATAGCGTTTGAGACGGATGCGCAAGAATGGTTTTCTGACCGTAGTTACGCACATGTGCTTCAACTCCCAAGTCTGTACGAGTAGTTTGAGCACTTTCTCCGGCAGGAATACGCTTAGTGTCGCCGTCCACCGACAGCTCAATGTCGGCTCCAGCATACTTGATTGAAACTGGCGGAGCGTCGATCTCATCTAATTGGGTGTGATAGGCTGGATTTAGTGGGAGGACTGGGAGATTTCGAATAACTTTGTTACGGGAAACAGCCTCGATTCCAGTTGTCGTTTCAAGAACTACATCTGCGTGTTGGAGTTGTTGAGACGCAGAATCGTACGAGGATATCACGAGAGTTTGCGAATCCTCAACATTTCCATGCAGCGGCTGAACTTGCGGAAAATCAGTACATGTTGACAAGAGTCTACCCTGATACGCTTTGTCATCTGCTCGCATCTCTAGTTTAACAAATTCAATATTTTTGATGAGGAGGTTCTCACTTGCCCCCGCCTGAAGTACCAGTGGCAACTTTCCAACTGTGTTACTCCCAATGGCTAGACCCAATCCTGCGAGAACGCTTCGTCTTGTTGTAATGTCCATACAATATAATATTAAAAATTTAAATATATAATAATTTCTATTTTGATGTTTAAAATATTATTTGGTAAGGATGCCTAGGTAGATGACTGTTAGCATAACTAAAACTCGTTTGAAGCATGGGTCTAAGAATAGAAAATAGACCAGTGAATAGGATAATCCCGATATCTATCGGCATCTGTGATGTTGTCTACGAATTACGTACAATTGCTGTCGTTGACAACGGAAGTCACACCTACTCTGAGAAAACGGAGAGGTTACTGCACTCTTATTAATTCGTCAATAATGAACGTCGGCGGGGACGATCCAGAGGTCTTCACTCTCTTCGAGGAGTCGATCCAGCTGTCCACGATGCCGGATGCCGCTCGCATGCTGATCGTACAGGAACACCGACGGCCCGTCGTACGCACCGACTTGGTGGAACGCATGCCGAGAGAGGTTCTCATCGCGCATGATTTCCTCGTCGGAGAGTTCGTTGATGGCTTCCTTTACGCGTTCGAGATTGCGCTCGAACTCTTCTTTCGTCGCTTCCCACCCTTGGTCGAGTAGGTCCTGCCCATCGTCCGAGTCAACGGGGGCTGCGGTCGGTAACTCACCCCATCGAGCCTTGCCCGCAACCGTCGTGTTCTCCTCGTCGAAGGACACATAGTAGTCGAACACGGCGGATGAATGTGGATCCGCTCCCACTAGTCGGTCGAACACCGTCTTCCCAGTGGCCAACGCGTCGTTCTGTGTCGATGCCTCTACCAGTGCGTAAATGACCATGTGCATCGGTTTTCACCTTCGTCTGCCGACGCACGCGACTGCACACTGCCTCGCTACGTGATGCGCCGGCACCCATCGCCGGCGCTCAAAAAATAGTGCTGACGACGCTGGCTAGACGTTCTCGAACTCCGACTGGCAATCCTCCTCCTCGACGGTGATCGTCAGGTCTCCGCTCTCGTAGTCGGCCTCGAACTCAACTGAGAACGTATCCGAGTTGTAGGCGGCGTGGTACGCACGATGTCGCTTGAGCGACCCGGTCGCCTTGAAGTGGAAGAAGGCAGCAGCTGTGTAGGGTTTGCTTGCTGTTTCGATTTGCGCTTCGACTGATGCTGGGAGTGCGATGTGCGGCGTGTCACTGTCGATTCCGGCGGCGAAGGCTCGAGCTTCGTCGACGCTTGCTTGCGAATGTGCTGGTGTCTCACCGGTCAACACATTCACGGGTGTTTCCGTCTCGTCTGTGAATAGTACGTCTTCGAAGGTGTGAGTGCCGAGGATCGCGTCGGGGCTCAGTTCACACTCCTCAAACGGATCGTTCGATGGTTGTTCAGACATTGAATCACGAAGCCCTGAGGGCTCAGTCATTCAGCCCTCGAAAAACAGGATATCTGGCTCTGTTGCTGGTGGTTTGTTGAGGCCGTGCTGCATACACAGCAGTGAGAATCAGACGCCTGGGATTTGTTTGGGTCAGGAAGCGTAGGCCAGCGCCACTATAGGTCCAATTCGTCGAATGCCTGTCCAGGTGGTCGGGGTTTTGCGTTCAGTTCCCACTCCACGTCGTACCTGTCAAGAAAGATCCGGTGGTGAGGAGCGTTCTCCTCTACGTTGCACCCAAGGGTGTTGGCACGTTCAGTAATCGCGTCAAATGCTTCCTCATCAACGGCCAGCGCGATGTGGTCGAGTCGGCCAGTTCCCTGTTGATCTGATGCACCGGCGACCGCGAGATAAAACTCATCGCGCCCAAGGAACGACATATACGGTGTGACTCCCTCTCTAAGAGCTTCGTCCCAAGAGAGGTCGTCTGGAACGGTTCCAGGTTCACCATCGAGCGCTGCCTCGCGGAATAGTAGCTCAAGATCGAACAGTTCTTTGTAGTACGATTCACCGCCTGGAACGTCGTCAACAAGCAGAACGAGGTGATGGACACCGTTGACGTGCATACATTCGGACTGTCGGCAAAGCGTATAGGTCTCTGGTATAGCTCACCTGTCCCGGCTGTCCTATCTTGAAAAATGCTTCAAAATATCCCGATTTCTACATTCCGTAGTGAAATCTGTTTTCAGCTACTCCTCTATCGGATTGAGGGTGCTGAGGTCCGCGTAGAGGACCTCGCCGTCGCGAACCACGTATCGCTTCGCCAGAACCGGGAACCGACACTTCGTGTACCCCGCGGTCTGGATGTCGAGTTCTTCACCGGGCTCGAGATAGTTGGCCAGCTTTCGGAGGAACTCGTGAGTGACGAGACCACCTTCGTAGTCCGGAAGTCCATCCTCACGAGTTTCGTAGATCTCGAAGGCGTCGTAGCCCCAGATGATGAGCTCTCCTTCTTCGTCTACTTCCCAATTCAGGGTCCCGAAGCAATGTGCTTCGCAGAGCTGGCGGACTGCCTGTGCATCGGTTACGGTCGCGCCGGTCGATGTCGTCGTTGCTTGGAGTGTTGCCATTGTTAGTCCTCGAGGGCGCTTTCCTACCCCCGCACCCCCTCGTGGGACGAAAAACAACAACCGCGGTCGGGGTGCCTAGCTACCGGAGTCGAATCGTATCTCCGCCGCGCTCGAGAATCTGCTTTGCAATGAGTCGGTCAATCGCGCCGTCGACGGCACCTTCTTGCTCGTCCGAAAGCGCCCGTACATTCGCGAGGACTCGCTCCCGGATTGCTTCGACGTCACTGATCCCATCGTCAACAGCCCCCAGCACAGTGCATTCGA contains:
- a CDS encoding twin-arginine translocation signal domain-containing protein, with the protein product MTKERLEIGEPVHLSQLSRRHFLKFLGASGAGVIGLQQAITEVYGKEPEGTPIVHTYDTKGNPNRVRIIPEERYRRIMALKNFPDQFLQREGINGVGIKPLSNDATDLAIEVFVEEDHEDEISQIRQAAKAKVTNIPIEMTTEQTKTGDDCSSRNNQYTYMQGGIKVNGDSSTSAGGTLTLACYNSDGDEVLVGSGHVMDGASEMYQPAGSSRTVGSFHQWSPKDTGEDVASYILESGISAFSRSIISVPNATGTWDFFGLADEIYNNGPVGCTVSGAGSCTANNEAVGTRRGGLRVYHQVNMGSRNATGGDSGGPWMDNNGNLVAVHSGWVDPWLGSIYDVGSAGHQALSAVDAQLYP
- a CDS encoding DUF7389 domain-containing protein is translated as MSDHTQRSRTNVESTENNAQQTPTEYVERSDVGVSLTVKLTRGTGTRDQDKITAKVKAKTLEEAREDMETLRRYIHDLAEDARQIQPGEDDE
- a CDS encoding DUF6166 domain-containing protein, producing the protein MTPEAYVGERRRGQLIVTRVPEGTRLTPERSLELANHSPSGFESGYCGSGPAQLALALLLDYTDDEDVALAEYMAFKDEVVSRLECGGPKQRWGLTGHEIDAALRETVDEPVAPSVN
- a CDS encoding HNH endonuclease; its protein translation is MTNTETPWRDESLLYELYWQQHLSTNEIADELGCEQATIWSWMERFDIPRRSSYEAATNRRLHPAVFTDRGYVICASNYRGSTKSVGIHRLVMVAEHGFDAVAGKDVHHGNGIRFDNRPENLELLTRGEHAQRHGFGTDIRPSKRNEGIFNENAMNGGGSNDTGGLRRRTTPRTADCHASA
- a CDS encoding DUF7567 family protein — protein: MSLDVINRHSEALFEFLWCPVCGHEVFSHIPFEGVFCQDCNTQVELQESQEARGYEEAVLACFDTDTTWNLHVDEKLRRNLPDGSARVKIFGAPGAYEIDWWSPKPDEDWEPVERGEFDNIEEPAEVSHLA
- a CDS encoding DUF7568 family protein; its protein translation is MPRITNWTRESRTPSFAYRNTETEARAVLHRAPGSYRYTWRAAILVDGYPVWSRGFETKQATVFRDALRDRPLPELSCPECPNGDVLVGEKASDGAKVQRWFDCPDCGYEARSKIVYGAER
- a CDS encoding VOC family protein, producing MHVNGVHHLVLLVDDVPGGESYYKELFDLELLFREAALDGEPGTVPDDLSWDEALREGVTPYMSFLGRDEFYLAVAGASDQQGTGRLDHIALAVDEEAFDAITERANTLGCNVEENAPHHRIFLDRYDVEWELNAKPRPPGQAFDELDL